Part of the Penaeus vannamei isolate JL-2024 chromosome 17, ASM4276789v1, whole genome shotgun sequence genome is shown below.
gagagagagagagagagagagagagagagagagagagagagagagagagagggccttaTCCCATCGCTTAGGATGCATAAGATAGTCCTTGTGTTTTCCTTGTAAATGTACAGAAGGAATGATATTGAACAGGGGATCGTAAGCGAATTATATATGAAGACACGTAGAAGGATTAGATTCTCCTTTGTGTTCATAATTCCATCCCTGAGGTATTGGGAGTTCTGAAGTTATTTCAGCGACAGAATCATAAGTATAAGggggagagattatatatatatatatatatatatatatatatatatatatatatatatatatatatatatatatatatatatataaggaagaagtATTGATGCCGCTTCTGTAATATCCACACGAAGGGGTTGCTGCTTGTATCCGCTGCGTCGGCTGACCGCGCTGACTCAGACGCCGTTGTCTGAATAAGCAAAATGCCCCAAATATATCTGATCCAAGTGGctcataaaggaaggaataagagaagatatGAGAGGGATATTAAGTGGAAAGAGAACTGTAGAAACAGTTATTGGGTGTATCGAAACAGCtatgaaaaaattaagaaaaataacctTGTATTTCCCCGCAGCTCACAAGCGAAGCCGAGGAACGAGCGAAAGAACTGAACCACTTGCAAGAACAAGCCGTCAAGAACCAGCAAATGACTCAGGAAATTGATGTGAGTGGTAGAACTTAAATGTGTTTACATATTGCTTTTTATTGCCTGCGTCATTCACACTCGACCTGATAGTTCTCTCCGTTACTCATGAAAATCCGTCAGTCAGTGTGGTGTTTATCTTCGGTCTTCTTTCGCCCTCTGTGAGATGACTGACTCTAGGTCTTCCCTTGACGCCTCTCCCTCCTGCAGACCCTGAACGCGAGGATCAACCAGCTGACGGAGGACGGGAAGCAGCTCGAGGGGAAGCTCCAGTCGGCGCAGCAGCAGGTAGGAGCCCTCGAGGCCACCAGGAAGGACCTCAGCGAACAGCTCGCCACGGCGCAGAGGGAGATCGCGGACGCTAACGCCAAGGCAGGGAACGCTATTCCTCAAGAGCAGCCTGCGCCAGCGGCTCAGCCTGCTCCGGCGCCCCAGCCTGTTCCAGCAGCGCAGCCTGTTCCAGCGGCTCAGCCTGCAGTTTAAttcgaaagggggaaaggagcatTTAGCGCTAAACGCAGACGtggggacagagggaaaggaaggaatccACGCAGGCAATAAAACTCGTTGGCGCGGACTTCCTTTTCATCTATTCTTCTTATTACGATTTGTCTATGTTGTACTTGTGGATATGTGCCTCTCGGCTGTAAAGACGGCTGTGTAAACTATGCCAATTCATATTTTCGCGAACAGTAGGTTTATAGGGACATTTTATTTTATGATGATTAGGGAATCTGTTGCACGTTTTTGTTTTCAGTTTGATGTTATTGTAAAAGTATATCTCAGAGTGTATTgttgatgatatatgatatatgtctaGTATTGTGTGCATATTACTAGAATAGGTATACGATAATgcaaatataaaaacatacacgcacacacacaaaatagtaaACCTTTTCATTATGAAAATCGTTTTAAAAATCccttaaagatatataaacaattcaaaataaatatataaacaaaaataaaaaagtagaagatAGAAAGGACCAAAATATGAAATTCCCAATAATAAAAACGTACAATAAATCATAATgacatttatctacatattcattattttctctcagaATTCGACAGTCCTCACAAAGGCAGCTTCCAGCACGTGAAGACTCACGCTCTATCGACTCAAACTCTCAGCATGTTTTAAACTGGTTTTGCTCTTGTTTATGCCCAGTTTCCTCTCTGGTTTGCGAAGGGAATACATATTTCAGAAGCGAAAAGGAAAGTCGATATAACTTTGCGTTATTTAGTGCAAACTTTTGTTGcgtgtaggtggggagggggagggaggggggggagaggatgtaaGTCTGTGGTTGTGGGTTGGGTGAGAGTAGGGTGGTGGGGgacgtcgtgtgcgtgtgtgtgtgtgagcatgtatgtatatatcttagcgagagagagcgagagaaagagagagagggagagggggaaagagagagagagagagagacagagagagaagagagagagagggaaagagagagcgagggagagagagagagagagagagagagcgaggagaagagagagagcgagggagagaggagagagagagagagagagagagagagagagagagagagagagagagagagagagagagagagagagagagagagagagagagagagagagagacgggtgtatgcgtgtgtgtgagagtttatgtatgtatgtatgtaagtaagcatgcatgtatatatgtatacatcctgGCGTCCATGAGCGTGTGTGCCTAAATCTCCAAATGCCACCGACGAAGAGAAATGTCATATCAGACGCTAAAACCCTAATTATGTAAGTTCCACCTTCTTCAGGTCCAAAAAGTTTTTAATTGTCCGCCGCCATTTCTTTTCCCAATGACTTTCCCATCGCCTGATTTGAGAAAGAAAAGTCCATTGAATGTTTACTTTTCTGACTTTATTTTTTTGAAGGGACACGAACGTACTCAGAGGTTGATAGACAAGTACATGAATAAAAAACTCTTTGTTTGTACCTAAGTATCTAGAAtgattcctttttccttttcttttgtggtCTATAGAgatttttgttgtcgttgctattgttcttatttttgtcttcgttttgcTTTGGAAAAAGAAATGTTTTTGAGGCAACGGTCTCTTTCCATAGACATATTTTGGGCCAAATCTTAACACGAACCAACGATATCTTTCGATTCTGTGTCTCTGTATTGGACTTCTTACTTAATATTAAATACCAAAAAATGTGATCCTTTACGTTGATTAATTTCTCCATCCAGATCTGTTTATtgatctgtctgcctgtctgtctgtcttactctctctctctttctctctctctgtctttctctttctctattttttttctctcactctctctctctttcaggtaaataaatagataaaaagatgaatactTAAACACATATTCactaataaatatctatctatctatctatctatctatctatttatatatatatacatacatacatatctttctatctatctatctatctatctatctatctatctatctatctatctatctatatctatatctatatatatatatatacatatacatttacatatatatacacatatatatacatatatatatacatatatatatatatatatatatatatatatatatatacatatatatatataaaatatatatatatatatatatatatatatatatatatatatatatatatatatatatatatatatatatatgtgtgtgtgtgtgtgtgtgtgtgtgtgtgtgtgtgtgtgtgtgtgtgtgtgtgtgtgtgtgtgtgtgtgtgtgtgtatgtatatatatatatatacaaatatatatgtatatatatatacatatatatgcatataaacatatgtatacatacatatatatatatatatatatatatatatatatatatatatatatatatatatatatatatatatatatatatatatatatatatatatatatatatatatatatatatatatatatatatatacatacatacacacacacacatatatatatatatatatatatatatatatatatatatatatatatatatatatatatatatatatatatatatacatatatatatatatatatatatatgtatatatatatatatatatatatatatatatatatatatatatatatatatatatatatatgtatatatatatatatatatatatatatatatatatatatatatatatatatatatatatatatatatatatttatatatatatatatatatgtactatatatatatatatatatatatatacatatatatatatatataaatatatatatatatatatatatatatatatatatatatatatatacatatatatatatatatatatatatatatatatatatatatatatatatatatatatatatatatatatatatatatatatatatatatatatatatatatatatatatatatatatatatatatatatttatatatgtatatatatatatatatatatatatatatatatatatatatatatatatatatatatatatatatatatatatatatatatatatatatatatatgtgtgtgtgtgtgtgtgtgtgtgtgtgtgtgtgtggtgtgtataaatgtgtgtatatatatatatatgtgtgtgtgtgtgtgtgtgtgtgtgtgtgtgtgtgtgtgtgtgtgtgtgtgtgtgtgtgtgtgtgtgtgtgtgtgtgtgtgtgtgtgtgcatgagtgtgtgtgcgtgtgtgcgtgtgcgtgtgtatgtgtgtgtgtgtgtgtgtgtgtgtgtgtgtgtgtgtgtgtgtgtgtgtgtgtgtgtgtgtgtgtgtgtgtgtgtgcgtgtgtatgtgtgtgtgtgtgtgtttgtgtttgtgtgtgtgtgtgtgtgtgtctgtgtgtgtgtgtgtgtgtgtgtgtgtgtgtgtgtgtgtgtgtgtgtgtgtgagtgtgtgtgtgtgtgtgtgtgtgtgtgtgtatgtgtgtgtgtgtgtgtatgtatagatagatagatagatagatagacagatagatagataaatatgtaaatgtacatatagacagatgcagatatagatatatagatagatagactgatacatacttacatacatgaatacataatacgtacactcatacatacatacataatacaaacacacacacacacacacatacacacgcgcacacacaaacacacacacacacacacacacacacattcatacatacatacatacatgaacacctacacatatacacttatgaaTAGTAACGAACACAGAGTCAAACGAATCATCAGCTCACCACCTGGCCGAGATTATCAAAACACCTGCTTAATCTACCTGCTAAGATATGTATGTAAGTTGGGGTTTTAATTACACTCAGTACAGGTGATCGttttaaggggaaaaaatctatctgtctatctgtttattcatctttctatgtatttgcctgtgtatctgtctgtctatttatctgtctatatgtctatcgatctatccgtcCACCTACCCGTTCGttcatctattgatctatctctctctctgtctatttgtctatctgtctatctatatgtctattcatccatctacccatctacctttgTATGCCTATGCATGCCtactcaagagaaagagagacaaagaaagaaagaaagacaaaaagaatgaagaagagaaaaaggagacaaagaaatacgaaaaaaatgaatagaaaagaaactCAAACTTTCCCTCTGTATttacgcagatagatagagagaaataatggagagactagaaataaataaaaggaaactgaaggatGAAGAACGAATAAGGcatagtgagggaaaggagggaaagggaaggaaaacgagggaaaagggaaaaggagagaggggaaaagacagagaagaagaagaatgaaaagaaagagacacagaagaggaaggaaaggaaacagggaaaaataaagatacagaagagagagagagagagagggcgggggggggtaggcagaaagtgaaagacagaaagagaaagagaaagagaaaaaagaagtgaaaggagagCGGATATGAAGGATGGAAAActacaagacaaagaaagagagagaaagagaagagaataaatgtctatatatctgacagACTGACATGACACCGCCGATGGTAGGTgacatgaggaagagaaagatgagggacatgaaaggagggaaaggaaatgagaagaaagggagtgaatagaaagggaatgagaaggaaggaaagaggaagggaggaaataaggaaaaatgagGGAGGTGAAAGGATTGGAAcgcaaagagggaaaggaaatgagagtaaAGGGCGTGAATAGAAAGGGAATgagacggaaggaaagaggaagggaggagagggaggcgatagaatagaaatgaaaggaaggaaaggaaaggagagaaggaaaaggaggaaaaaggaaagaaagagaagaaggagacattgaggtagatgaaaaaagaggagggaaagggaatgagaggaaatgggaggagaagaaggggaagagaaagggaaaagggaaagagggaaagaaaataagggaaagggaaatgagagaaataaagagagggagagagaattgagggaaagggaagtgatagaaataaagagagggagagagaattgagggaaaggaaaatgagagaaataaaaagatgaaaagagaatgaggggaaagggaaggagaaggaatgtgaaagagaaaggtgggaatagaaaaaaaagaaaggaaatagaaggaaacgaaaaagacacaagagaaagaaaggaagaggaagagacacaaaagagggagaaaaaaaatccattatgatcatcatccttcgttatcatgctcttgttatttttatctttattcttctcatttcctACGAAGctcaataacgataattaattgtcattcttctccctccaaaCGACAAGGCAAACTTTCcaaagaaggaacagaaaggaagaaaaagtttgAAAAGTgttaacgaggaagaagaaagaacagaagatatTAAGAAAAAGTTTGAAAGAAAGTATGAACAATCGTCCAGTAAATTCACAAGCGATGAAGAATTTATCTCTTGTTTCTGTcaattatataattttcttttgtttttaagttTTAGTCGTTTGGTCGGATATTAATTTCATTGATACAcacgcagaacacacacacacacacacacacacacacacacacacacacacacacacacacacacacacacacacacacacacacacacacacacacacacacacacacacacacacacacaaatccgcaTCTATATAGCAGAAAATACATACTTTCCTTTGAATCAgattattttattccattttttccctGATGATAAAAAATCGAATGTCATTTTCTCAATCGAAGAAATCCACGCGCCGGCGCTCTCTTGTTCTAAAACCTCGCCCGGCGCAATTGCAACCTTCTTGCAGCCATCCTCGAGTGTTGCTCAAAACGAAATCCGCCAAAGGTTTCGTCCTCGTTTAGTTCGAGAAATGTCTTGGGCtccaaatatttttctttgttgtccCAATCAACTTtctgcgttatatatatatatatatatatatatatatatatatatatatatatatatatatatatttttttttttttttttttttaagaactttTTGTGGGTATTCCAGGTTGGATCGAGGAATATTGTAGGTAAGACGCACGTTTTGTGTATAATCGTGTATGTTTtggtgtgtaatgtgtatgttatGATGAATAACAGTTTATGTTAtggtgtgtaatgtgtatgttatGATGAGTAACAGTGTATGTTAtgttgtgtaatgtgtatgttatGATGAATAACAGTGtatgttatgttatgtaatgTGTGTTATGATAAATGACAGTGTATGTTAtggtgtataatgtgtatattatgATGTATAACAGAGTAAGTTATGGTGTATAATCGTATATATTATACTCATTAAGTGTGTATGTTCAACTGAATTATGTGGACGTACAGCTGAAAATAAGCCACGTCACGTTTTTAAAGGAAAATAACTCCAATATTTCAAGGAAGATAACTGTAAAAATATTACAACCATAATTTTGTAATacagtttatgaaaaaaaaaaatcatgttggaGCGAGGAAATATTAAAATCAAGAATGGAGATAGTCAGTAGGCCTACATTATTTCCTGATTACaacatcttttcattttgttttaatgaATTCATAACCACTATTCACGTATGGGAAATATCTTAATTCTGAAATATATAATAGTGTTTTAAACAACATAAGAAAAGAGGTATGCCATTGCAGACCAGCGCCAAAATTACATTAGAATGCGAAATCTCGTTCGTATTTTTACAATCTGCGgcgttttcttttcgtctgtAAAGATATTATCCGaaattctgtctctcttctctctttctttccttttatttctctctctcctctccctcgtttctatccctacttctctctctttctccgttctctccttcctcctctctctctctctctctctttctcccttctctccttccttttctctctctctctctctctctctctctctctctctctctctctctctctctctctgctctctgctctccctcctctctctctctctctctctctctctctctctctctctctctctctctctctctctctctctctctctctctctctctctctctctctctctctctctctctctctctctctctctctctctctctctctctctctctctctctctctctctctctgatactgtGTTTGCTGATTACTTCCTCTAATACGGTTTCACGCGTGTTTTTTGgagatataaaacaaatattcttTTCGAAGAATTGAGAAATTCTTTGATGTGAGCAGGTAATTTGGTAAGTTattcagtcacacacacgcacgcacacactcacacacacacacacacacacacacacacacacacacacacacacacacacacacacacacacacacacacacacacacatttactctctctctctctctctctctctcacacacacacattttcttctctgtctgcctgtctgtctgtctcgctcactttctctttctcccttctctcctaccttttttctctctctctctttctctctgctctccctcctctttctcccccctctctctttctcccttctctccttccttttttctctctctctctctgctctccctctctctctcccttctctcttccttttctctctctctctctctctctctctctctctctctctctctttttctctctctctctctctctctctctctctctctctctctctctctctttcccttctctccttccttttctctatctctctctttctctctgctctccctcctcctcctcctcctcctcctcctctctctctctctctgatactgtGTCTGCTGATTGTCTTATTACATTAGGATTTCGCTTCATCCAATACGGTTTCGCGAGTTTTCTAGAGATGTAAAACAAATATTCTTAAATTTGTTTCGCTTTTCGAAGAACTGAGAAATTCATTGATATGCGCAGGTGATTTGGTAAGTTATTcaatcacctacacacacatacacacgcatattctctctctgtctctgtctgtctgtctgtctctctctctctctttcacacacacacacacacacacactcacacacacatttactctcgctctcgctatctgtatctctcattctcacatacatacacacacattctctctctgtctctctctctctctcacacacacattttctctgtctgtctctctctctctctctcacacacacacatacattctctctctctctctctctctctctctctctctctctctctcacacacacacatacattctctctctctctctctctctctctctctctctctctctctctctctctctctctctctctctctctcacacacacacacatactataataTCAACAACCATTTTTCTCACCTAGGTAAAAAAAAGGTTAATACTAATGAGGATATTTTTTCTGATACAATTCATGTAAGAACGAATTtaatttttgtgttgttgttgtttatacaaAATTTATGGCAGTCataatttttctgttttattagaG
Proteins encoded:
- the LOC113803579 gene encoding uncharacterized protein isoform X3; this encodes MSGPLAVVTMMVLIVTVTFLALSNKSLRAALEEERTLSLKSIVEKSDDLSSCMSESKALEEKIKELTAQKTKLTSEAEERAKELNHLQEQAVKNQQMTQEIDTLNARINQLTEDGKQLEGKLQSAQQQVGALEATRKDLSEQLATAQREIADANAKAGNAIPQEQPAPAAQPAPAPQPVPAAQPVPAAQPAV
- the LOC113803579 gene encoding uncharacterized protein isoform X2, giving the protein MNILSSTVHYKVARNMSGPLAVVTMMVLIVTVTFLALSNKSLRAALEEERTLSLKSIVEKSDDLSSCMSESKALEEKIKELTAQKTKLTSEAEERAKELNHLQEQAVKNQQMTQEIDTLNARINQLTEDGKQLEGKLQSAQQQVGALEATRKDLSEQLATAQREIADANAKAGNAIPQEQPAPAAQPAPAPQPVPAAQPVPAAQPAV
- the LOC113803579 gene encoding uncharacterized protein isoform X1, encoding MMLIACLAGITIFLITLAVRRNMSGPLAVVTMMVLIVTVTFLALSNKSLRAALEEERTLSLKSIVEKSDDLSSCMSESKALEEKIKELTAQKTKLTSEAEERAKELNHLQEQAVKNQQMTQEIDTLNARINQLTEDGKQLEGKLQSAQQQVGALEATRKDLSEQLATAQREIADANAKAGNAIPQEQPAPAAQPAPAPQPVPAAQPVPAAQPAV